The following coding sequences lie in one Rickettsiella endosymbiont of Rhagonycha lignosa genomic window:
- a CDS encoding HBL/NHE enterotoxin family protein, translating to MSCDCKELKVHQNHPKIYEKLARQNIQTKASVFITHENILQLARITNSKGGEAEVIIQPLVDKVKSYDSQFNKNCNQLFELIELVGDGNASAINQFKNLLDDISINVQDIQILAQSSQNELNSLREKISKSISNLATEINQLEIEQGQLSREISLLVDEIRALQQELDDLRWWWMLCLIPITCLWLPTLIQEVAYKKSQKQEELNRKTSELNSNYSRLDFQKKQQQSLIIEHNECNTLLASVSTSNSTCIFIVNNISGIAEILDNIDSENTPRLLRRQLMILQKNWEDLVNGLGFVALSLSKHS from the coding sequence ATGTCATGTGATTGTAAAGAATTAAAAGTGCATCAAAACCATCCAAAAATTTATGAAAAATTAGCGAGACAAAATATTCAAACGAAAGCATCTGTATTCATTACTCATGAAAATATCTTACAACTTGCTAGGATAACAAATTCAAAAGGTGGAGAAGCAGAAGTTATTATTCAACCACTAGTAGATAAAGTTAAAAGCTATGATAGTCAATTTAATAAAAATTGTAATCAGTTATTCGAACTCATAGAGTTGGTCGGTGATGGTAATGCGTCAGCAATTAATCAATTTAAAAACTTACTTGACGATATTTCTATCAATGTGCAAGACATTCAAATCTTAGCACAGTCCAGCCAAAACGAATTAAACAGTTTACGTGAAAAAATTTCAAAAAGTATAAGCAATTTAGCGACAGAAATTAATCAATTAGAAATAGAACAAGGGCAACTTTCTAGAGAAATAAGCCTATTAGTAGATGAAATTCGTGCATTACAGCAAGAACTAGATGATTTAAGATGGTGGTGGATGCTATGTCTTATACCTATTACTTGTCTTTGGCTTCCTACCTTAATCCAGGAAGTGGCCTATAAGAAAAGCCAAAAACAGGAAGAATTAAATCGTAAAACTTCAGAATTAAATTCAAATTACTCTAGATTGGATTTTCAAAAGAAACAACAGCAAAGTCTAATCATTGAGCACAATGAATGTAATACGCTATTAGCAAGTGTTTCTACGTCTAATAGCACGTGTATCTTTATTGTAAATAATATTTCCGGAATTGCTGAAATATTAGACAATATTGATTCTGAGAATACACCCCGTTTATTGCGACGCCAGCTAATGATTCTACAAAAAAACTGGGAGGATCTCGTCAATGGACTGGGATTCGTTGCCCTCAGTTTAAGTAAGCATAGTTAA